In Anaerotignum faecicola, the sequence TTCTCCATCGCCCGGCCTCTCCTGATACATACCGTTAAATTCCTTATCGTCCGTGTTAAACACAATATACCATTTCTGCTTCTTCGGCAGATTCGGCAAATCGAATTCATGCGGCTCCCAATGCATGTTATAGGCTACAAAGAAGCTGTCATCCGCGGTGC encodes:
- a CDS encoding alpha amylase C-terminal domain-containing protein, encoding TADDSFFVAYNMHWEPHEFDLPNLPKKQKWYIVFNTDDKEFNGMYQERPGDGEDVEKKGGMPVMETRQFEVPPRTIVVFVGK